From a single Nothobranchius furzeri strain GRZ-AD chromosome 9, NfurGRZ-RIMD1, whole genome shotgun sequence genomic region:
- the LOC139071760 gene encoding spectrin alpha chain, non-erythrocytic 1-like — protein sequence MELSETDLTGEILQLGKDLIGVQNLLKKHQALQAEITGHEPRIKAVTQKGETIMEEGHFAGSEPSARQNILIHHVLTPDLLTRQQQVAPTDDETGKELVLALYDYQEKSPGEVTMKKGDILTLLNSTNKVVLLELASLAE from the exons atggagctctcagagacagatctgaccggagaaatactgcagctcg ggaaggacctgattggtgtccagaacctgctgaagaagcaccaggctctgcaggctgagatcacaggtcatgaacctcgcatcaaggctgtcacccagaaaggagagaccataatggaggaag gtcacttcgctggttcagaaccctcggcccgtcagaacattcttatccaccacgttctaacaccagacctgttaacccgacagcaacaagtggctccaactgacgatgagaccgggaaggagctggttctggctctgtacgactaccaggagaagagtcctggagaggtcaccatgaagaagggcgacatcctcacgctgctcaacagcaccaacaag gttgttttactt